A window of the Pseudomonas gozinkensis genome harbors these coding sequences:
- a CDS encoding Fic family protein: MSRYQPPLTLTPRMLALIAEISEQIGQLSAADSGRQTPQLRRGNRIRTIQASLAIENNTLSVEQVTAVLAGQRVLGLPREIQEVRNAFAAYECLIDWKPGNRSDLLLAHKQLMQGLIDESGRFRRAGVGIYRGEQLVHMAPPPSRIDQLVDDLLAWLDASDWHPLITSCVFHYEFEFIHPFADGNGRMGRLWQTLILSQWRPVLAYLPVEAVIREQQDDYYAALSAADRMAESTPFVEYMLNALNLALREAIESEPSTDQVTDQVTDQVKKLLHLLAGSVPLSVNELMSALGLAHKATFRANYLTPALAGELIEMTDPDSPRSPNQKYRLTSLGKLKVQKLQHM, encoded by the coding sequence ATGAGCCGCTACCAGCCCCCATTGACCCTGACGCCTCGAATGCTCGCACTGATCGCGGAGATCAGTGAGCAGATCGGTCAGCTTTCGGCTGCCGACAGTGGGCGACAGACACCCCAGTTGCGTCGTGGGAATCGTATTCGAACGATCCAGGCATCTCTGGCAATTGAAAACAACACGCTCAGCGTCGAGCAGGTGACTGCTGTATTGGCCGGGCAACGGGTGCTGGGTTTGCCTCGAGAAATTCAGGAAGTGCGCAATGCTTTTGCCGCTTATGAATGCTTGATTGACTGGAAGCCCGGCAATCGATCCGATTTACTGCTCGCCCACAAGCAGTTGATGCAGGGGCTGATTGACGAGAGTGGTCGTTTTCGGCGGGCAGGTGTGGGTATCTATCGAGGTGAGCAACTGGTCCACATGGCGCCGCCGCCAAGCCGGATTGACCAGTTGGTGGATGACTTGCTGGCGTGGCTCGATGCTTCGGACTGGCATCCGTTGATCACCAGTTGTGTCTTCCACTATGAGTTCGAGTTCATCCATCCATTTGCCGATGGCAACGGGCGAATGGGACGGCTCTGGCAAACGTTGATCCTCAGCCAGTGGCGGCCGGTGTTGGCGTACTTGCCCGTTGAGGCGGTGATTCGCGAGCAGCAGGATGATTACTACGCGGCGTTGTCGGCCGCTGACCGAATGGCAGAGTCAACGCCCTTCGTGGAGTACATGTTGAATGCGTTGAATCTGGCGTTGCGTGAGGCGATCGAAAGTGAGCCATCCACCGACCAAGTAACCGACCAAGTAACCGACCAAGTAAAGAAGCTGCTTCATTTGCTCGCTGGAAGCGTTCCGCTCAGCGTAAATGAGTTGATGAGTGCGCTGGGGCTGGCCCATAAAGCAACTTTTCGCGCGAACTACCTTACACCTGCATTAGCCGGTGAGCTGATTGAAATGACTGATCCTGACTCACCCAGGAGTCCGAATCAGAAGTATCGGCTGACGTCACTCGGCAAATTGAAGGTGCAGAAGTTGCAGCACATGTAG
- a CDS encoding transglycosylase SLT domain-containing protein, with amino-acid sequence MRSRLFSVLSCLLLSAAAVQSAQAVDLSTQRQYYDEAKRALAKGDTGPYFRYSQALADYPLEPYLAYDELTARLKSASNAEIEKFLAEHGDLPQANWMKLRWLRWLADRGDWATFVKYYDPKLNFTELDCLNAQYQISHNKKAEGYANAEKLWLTGKSQPAACDALFGMWAAEGQLTEQKRWERAKLAAQHRNYPLANSLVNGLTTLAPRGRLLVDVAQKPELLNQPSRFTPADEPMSDVVSLGLRRLARQDPDKAMALLDGYASSMHFSRDEKVAIAREIGLTLARRFDSRALDVMTKYDPELRDNTVSEWRLRLLLRLARWDDAYQLTRRLPQDLATTNRWRYWQARSLELAQPQNPEAQTLYKNLSRERDFYGFLAADRSQSPYSLNNKPLVLSQALINKVRNTPGVRRALEFHARGQIVDGRREWYHVSRHFSRDEMVAQAKLAYDLKWYFPAIRTISQAQYWDDLDIRFPMAHRDTLVREAKVRGLHSSWVFAITRQESAFMDDARSSVGASGLMQLMPGTAKETARKFSIPLASPQQVLDPDKNIQLGAAYLSQVHSQFNGNRVLASAAYNAGPGRVRQWLRGADHLSFDVWVESIPFDETRQYVQNVLSYSVIYGQKLNSPQPLVDWHERYFDDQ; translated from the coding sequence ATGCGCAGTCGCCTCTTCAGTGTTTTGTCATGTTTGCTGCTTTCCGCCGCTGCCGTTCAATCCGCCCAGGCGGTGGACCTGTCCACCCAACGCCAGTATTACGATGAAGCCAAGCGCGCCCTGGCCAAGGGCGACACCGGCCCGTATTTCCGTTACAGCCAGGCCCTGGCCGACTATCCGCTGGAACCATACCTGGCCTACGATGAGCTGACCGCCCGGCTGAAGTCCGCCAGCAACGCGGAGATCGAAAAATTCCTCGCCGAACACGGAGACCTTCCTCAAGCCAACTGGATGAAATTGCGCTGGCTGCGCTGGCTGGCCGATCGCGGCGACTGGGCGACGTTCGTCAAGTATTACGACCCCAAACTGAATTTCACCGAGCTGGACTGCCTGAACGCGCAGTACCAGATCAGCCATAACAAGAAGGCCGAGGGCTACGCCAACGCCGAAAAACTGTGGCTGACCGGCAAGTCCCAGCCCGCCGCCTGTGACGCGTTGTTCGGCATGTGGGCCGCCGAAGGTCAGTTGACCGAACAGAAACGCTGGGAACGCGCCAAACTCGCCGCCCAGCACCGCAACTATCCGCTGGCCAACAGCCTGGTCAACGGCCTGACCACCCTCGCCCCGCGCGGCCGCCTGCTGGTGGACGTGGCGCAGAAACCGGAATTGCTCAACCAGCCGTCGCGCTTCACGCCGGCCGATGAACCGATGTCCGACGTGGTCAGCCTGGGCCTGCGCCGCCTCGCGCGTCAGGATCCGGACAAGGCCATGGCCCTGCTCGACGGTTATGCCAGCAGCATGCATTTCTCCCGGGATGAAAAAGTCGCGATCGCCCGGGAAATCGGCCTGACTCTGGCCCGCCGCTTCGACAGCCGCGCGCTGGACGTGATGACCAAATACGACCCGGAACTGCGCGACAACACCGTGTCCGAATGGCGCCTGCGTCTGCTGTTGCGTCTGGCGCGCTGGGACGATGCCTACCAGTTGACCCGCCGTCTGCCGCAGGATCTGGCCACTACCAACCGCTGGCGTTACTGGCAGGCCCGCAGTCTGGAACTGGCGCAACCGCAGAACCCGGAAGCGCAGACGCTGTACAAGAACCTGTCGCGGGAACGTGACTTCTACGGTTTCCTCGCCGCCGACCGCTCGCAATCGCCGTACTCGCTGAACAACAAACCACTGGTGCTCAGTCAGGCGTTGATCAACAAAGTGCGCAACACCCCAGGCGTGCGCCGTGCCCTGGAGTTCCACGCCCGTGGGCAGATCGTCGATGGCCGTCGCGAGTGGTATCACGTCAGCCGGCACTTCAGCCGCGACGAGATGGTCGCCCAGGCCAAACTGGCCTACGACCTGAAATGGTACTTCCCGGCCATCCGCACCATCAGCCAGGCGCAGTACTGGGATGATCTGGACATCCGCTTCCCGATGGCCCACCGCGACACCCTGGTGCGCGAAGCCAAGGTCCGCGGCCTGCACTCGAGCTGGGTGTTTGCCATTACCCGTCAGGAAAGTGCGTTCATGGACGACGCCCGCTCCAGCGTCGGCGCCAGCGGCCTGATGCAACTGATGCCCGGCACCGCCAAGGAAACCGCGCGCAAGTTCAGCATCCCGCTGGCCTCGCCACAGCAGGTGCTCGATCCGGATAAAAACATCCAGCTCGGCGCCGCTTACCTGAGCCAGGTGCACAGCCAGTTCAACGGTAACCGTGTGCTCGCTTCCGCCGCCTACAACGCCGGCCCCGGCCGCGTGCGCCAGTGGCTGCGCGGCGCCGACCACCTGAGCTTCGACGTCTGGGTGGAAAGCATACCGTTCGACGAAACCCGCCAGTATGTGCAGAACGTGCTGTCCTACTCGGTGATCTACGGCCAGAAACTCAACTCGCCGCAACCGCTGGTGGATTGGCATGAGCGGTATTTCGACGATCAGTGA